From Solanum lycopersicum chromosome 4, SLM_r2.1:
attccaaatcatgggtcggataattacgttcgtgcacctttaattgccttgaagcataagcaattacgttcttctcttgcattagcactgcacccaaacccgaataggatacatcacaatagacaatgaaattcttaccttccactggcagggtaaggattggtgcagtagtcaacaaggtcttgagtttctgaaagctttcctcacattcgtccgaccatacaaatggaacattctgtttagtcaagttcgtcaattgggaagcaatggaagagaatcccttgacaaagcAACGGTAAtagctggctaaaccaacaaagctccttatttctgacacattagtaggtcttacccaattctttaccgtctcaatcttagaaggatccaccatcaccccatccttagaaaccacatgccccaagaaggacactgcatctagccaaaattcacacttggagaatttggcataaagctttttctccctcaacatttccaataccattctcaaatgctcttcatgttccttcttgctctttgagtataccaatatatcatcaataaatacgatcacaaatagatccagatatggcttaaatatcccgttcatcaagctcatgaaagcagcaggggcattcgtaagaccaaaagacattactacaaattcgtaatgcccatacctagtttgaaaagcagtctttggcacatccgttgcccgtatttttaattgatgataaccggatctcaagtcaatcttagagaagacacaagcaccttgtaactgatcgaacaagtaatcaatgcgaggaatgggatacttgttcttgatagttaccttgttcaactgccggtagtctatgcacatccggagcaccccaaggggatgaacttggtctaatgaaacctttacttaacaactcttgaggTTGGCCcatttaactctcttaactccgcgggagacATCCTATAAGGGgttatggaaatggggcgagtaaccggttcaagatcaatgcagaagtcaatatctctatccggtggcatgccaAGAAgttctgcgggaaacacatctaaaaactcacgaactatcgaaaccgactcaattggaggtacttgggtagtatcatctcggaggtgtgccaagaacgctaaacaacccttactaaccattttcttagcacgaagaaaggagatagtACAAACCAGATTGGAAGTGttgtcaccctcccacactaacggatctttccctggcttggctaacgtcataGTTTTAGCATtgcaatccaagattgcaaaatttggggaaagccaagtcatacccagaattacatcaaaatcaaccatttctaagataacaaagtctacataagtattgctccacacaaaagtcaccaaacaagacctatacactttttcaactatcacggactcacccaccggagtagaaacacgaataggtatgtcaagcaattcacaatgtaaattaagatcattagcaaatgcggaagatacatatgaaaatgtggagcctggatcaaataatacagaagccatgcaatcacaaattaaaagattacctgtgataacagcatccgatgtttccgcttcagaccgcccagggaaagcataacaatgggccctctcacctgtctgtccaatgcccctaccatgttgtgatgtagtggctccagttttcccatcaccccggttgttttggtgaccaccattacctcgaccaccgcgtcctccagaatgacggcctcttccataaccacctctacctctaacatttggaggtctgtaactctgtttcggacaatttctcctaatgtgcccagtctccccacatccataacactctctggattcaagcataggtctttcagagaagtgttgaccggtctgaggtggtcccccaactacagtctgtagtgaagactgaattggtcggactgagtaacctcctaaaccctatcctctagagtaagaaccattaaactcacctccctttcgaaacctttttgatgtagttgccatggtgaagtcatctggcttcactccctctacctctatcacgaagtctaccaattcttgaaaagatttcgctgtagccgctacctgtaaggctgaaatccgcaactctgatctcaaccccttcacaaaacggcgaatccgctcttgtggactgaaacatagttgggtggcataacgggataatgcacggaacttagcctcatacgcagtgaccgacatcctaccttgctctaggctcaaaatctcatctcttttcctatccctcaaggtccgggggatatacttctccataaacaagctagagaatgatgcccaagtcataggtggtgcctccgttggctGACACTCAACgtgtgaccgccaccatattttggcgttcccttgaaactgataagtcacaaactcaacaccaaactgttctactatacccatcttgtgtagtagctcatgacagtcgaccagaaaatcgtaggcatcccaGATTCAACACCCTAGAAGACTCGAGGTTTCAATTTtgagaacttactgaaaagttcatgttgatcatttgtcattataggccctgtagtcaaacgaggaaacgtgcctatttccaatggaacatccatgcggggagccatagtagccgtaTGTTGTACCTCtagagcctgaggtgctggtgcagaaaacactggaggtgtctggccttgatcagataacccgctaagataagcaagaacctgattgatcatttctggggtaggttggggtggcaattcctcattctgcactttttcattctccccatcctccccttctcttactacttcctcagtcggtggaggagtcaccgccctagtatcagatgggccaggcgttcgtcctcttcccctagaggacgtcctcccacgacctctaccacggcctcttgccgctactcttccccgagctacagcccagtggctggcttagacgcttcttgtcttgtcgatgttggtgttggtgcagtcgttgctctagttctaaccatctgcgaaatagagtgaagatggtcagataacAATTTGTATCActtagataccaattggacccaagtaatagcacgaaagaaagaatggaatttttcctgaagtcttatagcctcttaaagaaaagtaaaggcatccccctaccgttccttaagactctactagactcgttcttgtgtgatgagaccaacgaacctaatgctctgataccaagtttgtcacaacccaaatcgggtcgtgactggcacccacacttaccctcctatgtgagcgaaccaactaatctaaaccttaacatttcaatataatatcaacagaagtaatgcggaagacttaaactcattaataaaaccaattcaataacttctaaaaactcaacaactattattattatccccaaaatctggaagtcatcaccacaagaacatctatgatcaaattactaaactaagagtattctaaaaagctaaaacaagtaaaagctagtccatgccggaacttcaaggcatcaagacatgaagaggaagacccagtccaagctagaagcattagctcaccctgaaatccggtgtgattgaagactggctagaattacggttgagttgaagacgatggcacgtttgctgcactccacaaataacaaagaagaaaacataaaagtaggggatcagtacaaacacaagtactgagtagctatcatcggccaactccaaatagaaaataatatatatcaagtaatatgataaatcaactacaatactctacatgtagcaacaacaaacacaataatcattaccaagtaccgccaagttcacacatgaggtctcaagcctcaataccatactcatttgggaattaggttcattagattgagtatattaacatctttcaagattcattatctttattcctcttgtgtctgtagtgacactccgatcccctaaatctatgtgtcagttcgtgacacccgattccctaattctacgtgtcggttcgtgacacccgatcccctaattctacgtgtcggttcgtgacacccgatcccctaattctacgtgtcggttcgtgacacctgatcccctaattctacgtgtcggttcatgacacccgatcccctaattctacgtgtcggttcgtgacacccgatcccctaattctacgtgtcggttcgtgacacccgatcccctaattatcattctattaattcatcaagccttctcttataccaaggtatcatcatctcattactttagttcatcaagacttcttttataccaaggcatcatcaataacaagagattttcaagatttcggattcaatagcttcatcatgcttatttcatcacaattatataatcacattcatgcaagcatacaattaagcatatagaagactttacaatacaacccaacacatatcattcgctattaagagttaactacgaatagtataaaaaccataacctacctccattgaagaatTTTGAACAAGCAAACAGTTTCCCAAGCCTTTTTCAttttctcgtttctcctctttctcgttcgatcccctctctctctttctgttcttttcttcttttcttattcaaaacctctttcttttaccctaattagcatataattaagaacaaaagatggcaataataacccactaataacttaaggttacctcttttaacccccaagtaattgagttattaatattaaaccactaactttataattataagccggaatattcaaaaacgtcccttaaaacattaaagaaatccgactccgcctgggattacgcagcctgtggcg
This genomic window contains:
- the LOC138348059 gene encoding uncharacterized protein; translation: MVDFDVILGMTWLSPNFAILDCNAKTMTLAKPGKDPLVWEGDNTSNLVCTISFLRAKKMVSKGCLAFLAHLRDDTTQVPPIESVSIVREFLDVFPAELLGMPPDRDIDFCIDLEPVTRPISITPYRMSPAELRELNGPTSRVVK